A region from the Mercenaria mercenaria strain notata chromosome 7, MADL_Memer_1, whole genome shotgun sequence genome encodes:
- the LOC123554040 gene encoding uncharacterized protein LOC123554040, with translation MRLMLNTCRCLRKSYIFVVIWIFGFSVYSLTVGNVSLARDSATLGRLGDRRAAQENGVLYGQLLQGGEHVAENEADNTEREIRKRVVNSRAGNFTYVSRGNSSIFDSSRGQFRVIDRYLKKMEHGFFVELGSEGNEPASLTFLLEKSRGWTGLVIEPEAEKFQSLMHMKRNSKFLQSCINATSEVWPAEGSSEEPCLRLVDILKAIKRNKIDLLVLDVTGQEVQLLTSFPFKDIDVSMINVEIHGMNRYPVQLVQKLKTQFESVQFMTNHIYGKSDMVFLNKQFKS, from the exons ATGCGGTTAATGTTAAATACTTGTAGGTGTTTAAGAAAGAGCTATATATTTGTCGTAATTTGGATATTTGGATTTTCAGTTTATTCATTAACCGTTGGAAATGTGTCACTTGCAAGGGATTCGGCAACGTTAGGACGATTAGGGGACAGAAGGGCAGCACAAGAAAATGGTGTACTTTATGGTCAATTATTGCAGGGTGGTGAACATGTTGCAGAAAATGAGGCTGATAATACAGAAAGAGAAATTCGAAAACGTGTTGTTAACTCACGCGCTGGAAATTTCACTTATGTTTCAAGGGGCAATAGTTCAATATTTGACTCATCCAGAGGACAGTTTCGTGTGATAGAtagatatttaaagaaaatg GAGCACGGGTTTTTCGTGGAACTTGGTAGTGAAGGAAACGAGCCTGCTTCCCTAACATTTTTGCTAGAGAAAAGTAGGGGTTGGACTGGACTCGTGATTGAACCGGAAGCTGAGAAATTCCAGTCACTTATGCACATGAAGAGGAATTCTAAATTTCTACAATCTTgcataaat GCGACAAGCGAAGTTTGGCCTGCAGAGGGATCCAGTGAAGAACCTTGCCTCAGACTAGTAGATATTTTGAAGGCTATTAAGCGAAATAAAATCGATTTACTTGTGTTAGACGTTACTGGACAGGAGGTACAATTGCTGACGTCATTTCCGTTTAAAGATATTGACGTTAGCATGATAAATGTCGAAATTCATGGAATGAATAGATATCCAGTACAACTTGTACAGAAGTTGAAAACTCAGTTTGAAAGTGTTCAATTTATGACAAATCACATATACGGGAAGTCAGATATGGTATTtctaaacaaacaatttaaatCATGA